The proteins below come from a single Mucilaginibacter mali genomic window:
- the rpsB gene encoding 30S ribosomal protein S2, producing the protein MARTTYQDLLDAGVHFGHLTRKWDPKMSQYIFMERNGIHIIDLNKTLVKVEEAATAIKQIVKSGRKVLFVATKKQAKDIVADYAKSVNMPFVTERWLGGMLTNFATVRKSIKKMSNIDKLTKDGTYGNLSKKERLMIQRERIKLESLLGGISDLNRLPAALFLIDVKKEHIAVSEALKLNIPTFAMVDTNSDPSNIDFPIPANDDATKSISLITGVIIQAIQEGLDERKREKEDEAEKEAVAAKTKIDAPATEAPAEGGKRKRVTAEVEAAPAADAPEATEE; encoded by the coding sequence ATGGCAAGAACAACATATCAGGATTTACTGGATGCAGGTGTACACTTTGGCCACCTTACCCGCAAATGGGATCCAAAAATGTCTCAGTACATTTTTATGGAGCGCAACGGTATCCACATTATCGACTTGAACAAAACCTTAGTAAAGGTTGAAGAAGCTGCTACAGCTATAAAACAAATTGTAAAATCGGGCCGCAAGGTATTATTCGTAGCTACCAAAAAACAGGCTAAGGATATCGTAGCCGATTACGCGAAATCAGTAAACATGCCTTTCGTAACCGAGCGTTGGTTAGGTGGTATGTTAACCAACTTCGCTACCGTACGCAAGTCAATCAAAAAGATGTCTAACATCGATAAACTGACTAAAGACGGTACTTATGGCAATCTTTCTAAAAAAGAGCGCCTGATGATACAGCGTGAGCGTATCAAATTAGAGAGCCTGTTAGGCGGTATCTCTGATCTGAACCGTTTACCTGCGGCTTTATTCCTGATCGACGTGAAGAAAGAGCACATCGCTGTTTCTGAAGCATTAAAATTAAACATCCCAACCTTTGCAATGGTTGATACTAACTCTGATCCTTCAAACATCGATTTCCCTATCCCTGCTAACGACGACGCTACAAAATCAATTTCATTGATCACCGGCGTTATCATCCAGGCGATACAGGAAGGTTTAGACGAGCGCAAACGCGAGAAAGAAGACGAAGCAGAGAAAGAAGCAGTAGCGGCAAAAACTAAAATTGATGCCCCTGCAACTGAAGCCCCTGCCGAAGGTGGTAAAAGGAAACGCGTAACTGCTGAAGTTGAAGCTGCCCCGGCTGCTGATGCTCCTGAAGCTACAGAAGAGTAA
- the rpsI gene encoding 30S ribosomal protein S9, producing MPTTNTSGRRKTAVARIYLTAGSGAVTVNGKDYKEYFPTLPLQYIVNQATEVSGTAGQYDVQVNVAGGGVKGQAEAVRLAIAKAIVELDAEKKPALRAKGIMTRDDRMVERKKPGRKKARKRFQFSKR from the coding sequence ATGCCAACAACTAACACTTCAGGCAGAAGAAAAACAGCCGTTGCCCGCATTTACCTTACAGCAGGTAGCGGCGCAGTTACCGTAAATGGTAAAGATTACAAAGAGTACTTCCCAACATTGCCGTTGCAGTACATCGTTAACCAGGCTACCGAAGTATCGGGCACAGCCGGCCAGTACGATGTGCAGGTTAACGTTGCTGGTGGTGGCGTAAAAGGACAGGCAGAGGCCGTTCGTTTAGCCATTGCTAAAGCTATTGTTGAACTGGATGCTGAAAAGAAACCAGCGCTGCGTGCTAAAGGTATCATGACCCGCGATGACCGTATGGTTGAGCGTAAGAAACCAGGCCGCAAGAAAGCACGTAAGAGATTCCAATTCAGTAAACGTTAA
- the nagA gene encoding N-acetylglucosamine-6-phosphate deacetylase has protein sequence MQTAFHNAQIITNGETITGKAVLIANGKIAAILPDTDIPANAKRIDLNNAYLAPGLIDLQVYGSGGQLFSGAPSIEALHQMETDFLKQGTTGFLATAATNTNEVIERGILAGKAYAKQAIGNFLGLHIEGPYFNPKRKGAHPEEFIRKAALAEVKRWIEMGEGVIKMITLAPELQDEEVIDYLHSQGVIVSAGHTDASYEQASAFFDGRIKAATHLFNAMPQMHHRAPGIIPAIFEKQPYTSIVADGIHVSYPMIAMAKRQLGDKLFLITDAVTETNEGTHQHRLNGDHYVMNGTISGSALTMLKAIKNCVDKANISLPDAVNMASLYPARLAGLKDKGKIEAGYIADLLVFNNNFEVQHVVLNGELTSPR, from the coding sequence ATGCAAACAGCCTTCCATAACGCCCAGATCATCACCAACGGTGAAACCATCACCGGGAAAGCCGTATTGATAGCAAACGGCAAAATAGCAGCCATTTTACCCGATACAGATATCCCCGCAAATGCCAAACGCATCGACCTTAATAACGCCTACCTTGCTCCCGGCTTGATAGACCTGCAAGTGTATGGCAGCGGTGGCCAACTATTCAGCGGTGCGCCTTCTATCGAAGCGCTGCACCAAATGGAAACCGACTTTTTGAAACAAGGCACCACCGGTTTTTTAGCTACCGCGGCAACCAATACCAACGAGGTAATAGAAAGGGGCATACTTGCCGGCAAAGCTTATGCTAAACAAGCTATAGGCAACTTTTTAGGCTTGCATATTGAAGGCCCTTACTTTAACCCCAAACGTAAAGGCGCGCACCCCGAAGAATTTATCCGCAAGGCTGCACTGGCCGAAGTAAAAAGATGGATAGAGATGGGCGAAGGCGTAATCAAAATGATTACCCTTGCACCTGAACTGCAAGACGAGGAGGTAATAGATTACCTGCACAGCCAGGGCGTAATTGTATCTGCCGGGCATACCGATGCCAGCTATGAACAAGCTTCGGCTTTTTTTGATGGCCGGATAAAAGCCGCAACGCATTTATTTAATGCCATGCCGCAAATGCATCACCGCGCGCCGGGCATTATCCCCGCCATTTTTGAAAAGCAACCATACACCAGCATCGTAGCCGACGGCATACACGTAAGCTACCCTATGATAGCTATGGCCAAGCGCCAACTGGGCGATAAGCTGTTCCTGATTACCGACGCAGTTACCGAAACCAATGAGGGCACCCATCAGCACCGCTTGAACGGCGATCATTATGTAATGAACGGAACGATATCGGGTTCGGCGCTTACCATGCTTAAAGCCATAAAAAATTGTGTAGATAAGGCCAACATTTCGCTGCCCGACGCCGTTAACATGGCAAGCTTGTATCCCGCGCGGTTGGCAGGCTTAAAAGATAAGGGAAAAATAGAGGCTGGTTATATTGCAGATCTACTGGTATTTAACAACAATTTTGAAGTGCAGCATGTTGTGCTTAACGGCGAATTAACATCGCCGAGATAA
- the pyrH gene encoding UMP kinase — protein sequence MKYKRILLKLSGESLMGERQYGIDNNQVLQYAHDIKNVHDKGIEIALVVGGGNIFRGLSAEKSGMERAQADYMGMLATVINCMAMQNALETIGVETRLQSAIKMEQICEPYIRRRAMHHLQEGKIVIFGAGTGNPYFTTDTAASLRAIEIKADVVLKGTRVDGIYTADPEKDPSATRYDEISFQEVYDKGLNVMDMTAITLCQENKLPIIVFDMNKPGNFMQIAEGNPIGTLVK from the coding sequence ATGAAATACAAAAGGATATTACTGAAATTAAGCGGCGAATCGCTGATGGGCGAACGCCAGTACGGTATCGACAATAACCAGGTATTGCAATACGCCCATGATATTAAAAACGTGCACGATAAAGGTATCGAGATTGCATTGGTTGTTGGTGGCGGTAATATCTTCAGGGGCTTGAGCGCCGAGAAATCGGGCATGGAGCGCGCCCAGGCCGATTATATGGGTATGCTGGCCACGGTAATTAACTGTATGGCCATGCAAAACGCCCTGGAGACCATCGGTGTGGAAACCCGCCTGCAATCGGCCATTAAAATGGAGCAGATCTGCGAGCCATACATACGCCGCCGGGCCATGCACCATCTGCAGGAAGGCAAGATCGTGATCTTCGGTGCCGGTACTGGTAACCCATATTTTACTACCGATACCGCCGCCTCGCTGCGCGCTATCGAAATAAAAGCCGATGTAGTGCTAAAAGGCACCCGTGTTGACGGCATTTACACCGCCGATCCGGAGAAAGACCCATCTGCCACCCGTTACGATGAGATCAGCTTCCAGGAAGTATACGATAAAGGCCTTAACGTAATGGATATGACCGCCATTACCCTTTGCCAGGAAAACAAACTGCCGATCATTGTATTTGATATGAACAAACCCGGTAACTTTATGCAGATTGCCGAAGGTAACCCTATCGGTACGCTGGTGAAGTAG
- the tsf gene encoding translation elongation factor Ts produces MSTVQISASDVNKLRQQTGAGMMDCKKALTETNGDFEAAVDFLRKKGAKVAASRQDRDSNEGVVIARTSADGKTGVIIELNCETDFVAKNADFIAFANSIADAAVEQNPANLEALNQATVNGTAIAEACIEQTGKIGEKIGVSKYEVVTGDKVVAYIHGNYRLGVLVALSADAAGAEEAGKDVAMQIAAMNPIAIDKDGVDASTIERELEIAKDVIRQEGKPEEMVEKIAAGKLNKFYKDSTLLNQEFVKDSSKTVAQFLATVEKGLTVTAFKRVALGA; encoded by the coding sequence ATGTCCACAGTACAAATTTCTGCATCGGATGTAAATAAACTGCGCCAGCAAACTGGTGCCGGTATGATGGATTGCAAAAAAGCTTTAACCGAAACTAACGGTGATTTTGAAGCTGCAGTCGATTTTTTAAGGAAAAAAGGCGCTAAAGTTGCCGCCAGCCGTCAGGATCGCGACAGCAACGAAGGTGTTGTTATTGCGCGCACCAGCGCCGATGGCAAAACCGGCGTGATCATCGAATTGAACTGCGAAACCGACTTCGTGGCTAAAAACGCTGATTTCATCGCTTTCGCCAATTCAATTGCTGACGCCGCTGTTGAGCAAAATCCAGCTAACCTTGAGGCTTTAAACCAGGCTACTGTTAATGGTACTGCTATTGCTGAAGCTTGCATCGAACAAACCGGTAAAATCGGCGAGAAGATCGGTGTATCTAAATACGAAGTTGTTACCGGCGATAAAGTTGTTGCCTACATCCACGGTAACTACCGCTTAGGTGTATTGGTTGCTTTAAGCGCTGATGCAGCCGGTGCTGAAGAAGCCGGTAAAGACGTAGCTATGCAAATTGCCGCGATGAACCCTATCGCTATCGATAAAGATGGTGTTGACGCTTCTACTATCGAGCGTGAACTGGAGATTGCTAAAGACGTGATCCGCCAGGAAGGCAAACCAGAAGAAATGGTTGAAAAGATAGCTGCCGGTAAACTGAACAAGTTTTACAAAGACAGCACCCTGTTAAACCAGGAGTTTGTTAAAGATTCATCTAAAACCGTTGCTCAGTTTTTAGCGACAGTTGAAAAAGGCCTTACCGTTACCGCCTTTAAGCGAGTAGCTTTAGGAGCTTAA
- a CDS encoding YifB family Mg chelatase-like AAA ATPase produces the protein MLVKTFGSAVYGIQAITITIEVNIAAGTKYFIVGLPDIAVKESYFRIESALKNCGYKMPRQQVVVNMAPADIRKEGSAYDLTIATGILAASGQVQDTELDKYLIMGELSLDGSLQPIKGALPIAIQARKDGFKGFILPVQNAREAAIVNDIEVYGVESIKQVVDFFNGDGNLKPTVVNTRDEFFDSLSNYDSDFSDVRGQENIKRALEIAAAGGHNVILIGPPGAGKTMLARRLPSILPPLSLHESLETTKIHSVAGKLSATDSLVTVRPFRSPHHTISDVALVGGGGNPQPGEISLAHNGVLFLDELPEFKRSALEVMRQPLEERRVTISRAKFTVDYPSSFMLVASMNPCPCGYYNHPEKECICPPGVVQKYLSKISGPLLDRIDLHVEVTPVNFNELASDRLAEKSELIRDRVIKAREVQQERFGNKPDLHANAQMSPQMVRDICKISTAGQALLKKAMEKLGLSARAYDRILKVARTIADLAGSEEILLEHLAEAIHFRSLDREGWAG, from the coding sequence TTGTTAGTAAAAACTTTTGGCAGCGCGGTTTATGGCATCCAGGCCATTACGATCACCATCGAGGTGAATATCGCTGCCGGCACCAAATATTTTATCGTCGGGCTCCCCGATATAGCGGTTAAAGAAAGCTACTTCCGTATCGAATCGGCACTGAAAAACTGTGGTTACAAAATGCCCCGCCAGCAGGTGGTGGTCAACATGGCCCCTGCCGACATCCGCAAGGAGGGCTCGGCTTACGATCTCACTATCGCCACCGGCATACTGGCCGCCTCGGGCCAGGTGCAGGATACCGAACTGGATAAATACCTCATCATGGGCGAGCTTTCGCTGGACGGCAGCCTGCAACCCATTAAAGGCGCGCTGCCCATTGCCATACAAGCCCGAAAGGACGGCTTTAAGGGTTTTATCCTGCCCGTGCAAAATGCCCGCGAGGCCGCCATTGTAAACGATATTGAAGTATACGGCGTAGAAAGCATTAAACAGGTGGTGGACTTTTTTAACGGCGACGGCAACCTGAAGCCCACCGTTGTAAACACCCGCGACGAATTCTTCGATAGCCTGAGCAATTACGACAGCGACTTTAGCGATGTACGCGGACAGGAAAACATCAAGCGCGCGCTGGAAATTGCCGCAGCGGGTGGCCATAACGTGATACTGATCGGTCCGCCGGGAGCAGGGAAGACCATGCTGGCCCGGCGGTTGCCATCTATCCTGCCGCCCTTGAGCCTGCACGAATCGCTGGAGACCACCAAGATCCATTCGGTAGCGGGCAAGCTTTCGGCAACCGACTCGCTGGTAACCGTGCGGCCGTTCCGCAGCCCGCACCATACCATTAGCGACGTGGCTTTGGTAGGCGGCGGTGGCAACCCGCAACCGGGCGAGATCTCGCTGGCGCACAACGGCGTTTTGTTTTTAGATGAACTGCCGGAATTTAAGCGCAGTGCCTTAGAGGTAATGCGCCAGCCGCTGGAAGAACGCCGCGTAACCATATCGCGCGCCAAGTTCACGGTTGATTACCCGAGTAGTTTTATGTTGGTGGCCAGTATGAACCCCTGTCCATGCGGCTATTATAACCACCCAGAGAAGGAATGTATCTGTCCGCCGGGCGTAGTGCAGAAGTACCTGAGCAAGATCTCCGGTCCGCTTTTAGACCGGATAGACCTGCACGTAGAAGTTACCCCGGTAAACTTTAACGAACTGGCGTCCGACCGCCTGGCCGAGAAGAGCGAACTGATCCGCGACCGTGTAATAAAAGCCCGCGAGGTGCAGCAGGAGCGCTTCGGCAATAAGCCCGATCTGCATGCCAACGCCCAGATGAGCCCGCAAATGGTACGCGATATCTGCAAGATCAGCACCGCCGGGCAGGCCCTGTTGAAAAAAGCAATGGAAAAACTGGGTTTATCAGCCCGCGCTTATGATCGTATCCTGAAGGTAGCCCGCACCATTGCCGATTTGGCCGGCAGCGAGGAGATATTGCTGGAGCATTTGGCCGAGGCGATACATTTCAGGAGTTTGGACAGAGAGGGTTGGGCGGGGTAA
- the rplM gene encoding 50S ribosomal protein L13, translated as MNTLSYKTVSANKKTVNKQWVVVDAEGEILGRLSTKIAMMIRGKHKPEFTPNVDCGDNVIVINADKVKLTGNKFSDKTYVSYTGYPGGQRFISPKELMAKHPTRVIEKAVRGMLPKNRLGRALYGNLHVYAGAEHPHAGQNPKAV; from the coding sequence GTGAATACGTTAAGTTACAAAACTGTCTCTGCCAACAAAAAAACCGTTAACAAACAATGGGTTGTTGTTGACGCTGAAGGCGAGATCTTGGGGCGCTTGTCTACTAAGATCGCTATGATGATCCGTGGTAAACACAAGCCAGAGTTCACCCCGAACGTAGACTGCGGCGATAACGTTATCGTTATCAATGCAGACAAGGTAAAACTGACCGGAAACAAATTCAGCGATAAGACCTACGTGTCTTACACTGGTTATCCAGGTGGTCAGCGTTTCATTTCTCCTAAGGAGTTAATGGCAAAACATCCAACACGCGTAATTGAAAAAGCCGTGCGTGGTATGTTACCTAAAAATCGTTTGGGCCGTGCGTTGTATGGTAACCTGCATGTTTATGCCGGTGCCGAGCATCCTCATGCTGGTCAGAACCCTAAAGCCGTTTAA